GTAATACTGTAACCAGGAAGAATGTATTCAGAATTCAAGTAAACAAAATGGCAAAGTAGCGATAACAGCTTTCtctgcttaattttaaattggCAGGCAGTAAAATACTGAGGTTGTGCTGTGTTCTTCAGACAATTTTTTCCAATATGAAATTTCATCTAAGTTCTTCATACTACCCAAAACTACTGTCTCACTACATGTTTACTTAAAGCACACAAGTATTTGGAACAGATCTACAGTTGTTATTCTGAGAAATACAAActcagcagaaaacagcagaaaaatactgttAGATACCAAATAACTAAAATACTATCTTATTAGTTCAAGTCACAGTAGAATCCATTACCATAGTTCTTTTCCTCTGTATATCCTTTAGAGAGTGTATAAGTGTAAGCAATTTTCTCCTTACTTCCAGCACTGCTCCTCACATGTTGCACTTCAAAATGGCAATTTTCCACATTGGGATATAACGCATCAATATGACACAGTTCCAGAAAATGCGTAGCAAACAATGTAAATGcctaaataaggaaaaaagaactaaaatttAGCTTGGAAATGATCCTGGAAGAAAtcagaacaaattaaaaatttacatCATCTCAAAGATGTCCAGGTTTTCTTCCAAGACATTGAAAACTGCCTTTACattaataaagcaaataaaaatcttagAGTGACACTGGCAAGAGTATCTCTTCCAACTCCCTtctcaacagaaagaaaagcatatcAGAAGTAACAGGAAACCCACAGTGCTTACAAAATCTGACTGGGGTTAATTTGAATGACTGTCAAATGGTTGCCTTAATACTCCCAAGGAATGTTTTGCCAGAAGTACAAGCTACAGAAAATATCTGAGCTtttcaaaccaaaccacaaaggTACTCTGAATAAACTCTGATGAGAAACTTAACACCTACACACTTTCAAAAAGCTAGAAACAACCTGAGGTTGATCACTTAACTAGTGACAAAGCTGTGAAACTTCCAACCCATCTAAAATCATCTTCCACTTTTGTAAACAAGCCCCTAACCTCTCTGACTAATTTGTGAGTTATGTGGAAGTACCACTGCACTCTGGAAAGAGTCAGGTAAAGAGGTTCACCTTTAACATTCAAGGTGACATACAAAGCTGTACTAAGCATAACTAGAGAGGCTGTGTTGTTCTCTTTCTCGACAGAAATGTGAGCTTGCAAGCAAGTTGGAAAGAGATGGTGACTGGTGtactggtttgggctggaatgGGGTTAATTTTCTTAATAGAAGATACTATGgtgctattttttatttattttgaaaatagtgCTGAAAAGACACTGATGTTTTAGCAATTGCTGAGCCCTGCTTGCAGTATTAAGGCCTCTTCTGCTCCTCACCCTCACCAGTGAGCGGGCTGGGGGGGCACAAGaagttgggaggggacacagcctgGACAGCTGACAACACACGGTGTGGGAAGGAGGACAAAGAGGGGGACATTTGGAGTTATGGTGCTTGTTTTCCCAAGTCACCACTACGTGTGGTGAAGCCTTGCTGTCCCGGGACTGTCTGGACCCTGCCTGCCAATGGGAAGGTGTCAATGAActccctgctttgctttgcctgcctgggcagctttccttcccctgttaaactgtctttatctcagccCTTACATCTTTGCACTTTTACCCCTTGGattctcttccccatcccacagAGAGGGAGTGAGTGAGAGTCTGGGTAGGGCCTGGCTGCCCACTGGGTTTAAGCCACGACAACCCACTTACAGAACCAAAGTTCATGCCATCATTATTTCCTCTATCACCATAATTTTTACTATTCAGCAGTTAcgaaaaaaaatcatatttaggcaagaaattaaaagaatttaaattatgTGAAAGTACTATATTTACTtccagtgacaaaaaaaaattatagggtttaattttttttcagaacagaattACCTTTAAATTCAACAGATATTCACAGACAGCATAACAAATGCCAATACCTTCTTCAGCACTGGTACCTCTGCCTAGTTCGTCAATTATGATCAGTGACTTGTCATTAGCGTTTTGTATGATGTAAGTTATCTAGGAAAATATTGAATGTGTTATCATTCTTATAaatgcattttggaaaaaaaagaaagaaagaaaagaaagaaaagaaaaaaggaaaggaaaggcaaagggaaaagggaaaagggaaaagggaaaagggaaaagggaaaagggaaaagggaaaagggaaaagggaaaagggaaaagggaaaagggaaaagggaaagatcTATTAGGAATTCAGCAGCCTAGAaagccagctgtgtcctgggctgcatcagcagCACCATAGCagcatgaccagcaggtcaaagAAGGGGAttctctcttctgctgtggTGTGGTGAGAGccctcctgcagtgctgggttcagttctggggtccccaacacaagaatgacacagagctgttggagtgagtccagaagAGGCCAGAGAGGTGTtctcagggctggagcagctctgctctggagccaggctgagagagttgggggtgttgaggctggagaagagaaggctgcaacggggagaccttagagcaccttccagtgcctgaaggggctccaggaaagctggggaggggctttggacaagggcctggagggatgggatgagggggaagggtttccagctgcaagaggggagatggagaggagatgggagggagaaattctgtgctgtgagggtgctgagcccctgggtgcccaggttgcccccagaagctgtggctgccccatccctggcagtgttgaaggttggatggggcttggagccccctgggctgggggaggtgtccctgaccatggcaggggagttggaactctttgatctttaaagtcccttccaacccaaagcatgCTCTGAGTCTATAATAGGAATACTTTGTGATGTTCAGATGAAACAATGCAGAAATTAAGTCTTGTCAGATCCACAGATTTTATCTTTTCACAGCTTTCAAAGGGCTGTCAATTCTAATGAAGCAAAGATTTGTGCTACAACACTCTCTCTTTTCCACTGCACCTATCATTTTCCCTTCAAAATTATATCAGTTTGGGAAAAGGAACTGAGAAGGCTTAGGGTCCTACAAATAActaaaagaataacaaaaagtTCAATAGAGCATTGATTTTTACTTGTATTAGGATTCTTTATATTTAAGATATGCCTGTTTTTTGTGATTTATTATCAAGTTAACAGATGAAAGCCgaatttttaactgtttttcaaAGTACACTCTTTCAGTGGAAATATAGTCATGCAATATCTATTAGCTTAAGATTAAAAGCAGGCCTTGGACCCTGGATTAGCTATGTTTAATAcctctttcatttccttcatgAATGTTGATGCATTTGTTTCTATATCATCATCCATACCTATTCTGGTAAAGATTTGCTCTGCGATTCTAAACGAACAATACTCTGCTGGGACATAAGAACCTGCAAAACAAGTAAAATATGAGTTCTCCCTTATCAGTGTGAccaatttccatttttctgatGATATCAGTGGGggataaaataattaattttacagtAATTCTTCATGCATTATAGAGAATGCATCTTGTTCTATAAAGTTTCCTAAGATTATGTTCTACTGCTACtttatgagaaaaattattGTATAGATACCATAATTGAAAAAGCTTATCAGTAAAACCTTAAGAAATCATATGTTTAAAGCTGTGTGTCAGTCTAATGGGAAGTGAGAATAAACACTACAATTAACTTACATTTTGGCAGCCAAGGATTACCCAAAACAAGGTTATATTGCCTTTACCAGACTTAGAGGCTTATTAGTTTTATTGAGTAGAAAAGAACAGGAAACCTGCCAAAAAGACTTTATAGTCTCCTTTATTCtattaaactaatttttttgaGTGCAATTTCTGAAGAACCTGCAGCTACTGGGGACTGGATGCAGAACACATTGTGGACAAATTTTATTCTCCACAGCTAAGTAGTTTCTTTTCAGCAGAGCTAAGATCAGCCTTCTGTTGTCTTTCTCCCATGCCACCAGCTTTAACCTTatctttaaagcaaaaataatgagGAATTCCCAAGTGTAGGGATGTGTCCCAGTTAGATTTTACAAGTATTTGTTTTAGAATTTTAATGATAGAACCTTGCAGTATTTATTATTAGCTTTATTTCTGTATCAGTTCTACTTGGCTGCAAGCATGTTTGCCCACATCACTGAGGTATGGTCAAGTTCATCTCTTCCTTCTGGATAACTAACACATATGTAGACTAACAGGCATACTCCAGGGACACGTGCTATCAATCTAGAATAAGGTGCTATATTGGGTTAAGGCAGTCCAAAGGATTAAAGAATACAGCTGTGCTTCTCCCAGAGAGAGACTTCCAGATATGCAGAACGGACCCCACAGGTTTCCAACAGCAGACCCAAAGCTTTTGCAGCCTCTGTAACACAAGAGCTGATAGGAGCAAACAGACTTAAAATTACCTGTTACTATTTAGATAGAATCTTCTAGAAGCTAAACCATTCAActtcaagaatatttttaaccAGTAAACAATAAATGTGCTGCAGAAGACTACTAATACGGTACACTTACTCACCAATCTGTGCCATAATTTGACAGAGAGCAATCTGCTTTAGGTATGTTGATTTTCCACTCATATTTGGTCCTGTAATAATGACAAAATTGTTACCCTCTGCCAGATATGTGTTGTTAGACACGGGTTTTTCCACAGCTATCTTTTCAAGAATGGGATGCCATCCCTGCTTGATCGCTAAAGTATCTGTAAATTCTGGACGaactaaatgagaaaaatgatgCAACACATTGCAGAGTTAGTACAGAAAACTTCTCATTACTAAACTAGTATGTTTTGAAAGAAAGTAATTATTGCAGACCAGAAGTCAAACCATACTCCTGATGCCCCAATTTTTTACAGTCCTGTAGTGAGCAAGGCTAACGTGCAGCATTTGGGAAGAATTACTAGCCACTCTCAGGTACAGAATCTGATTGTCATGCAAATCTTCATGATCTATTACTACAAAAAGACTCCCATAACTAACACTTAATTTCTAAACTAACattctgtgtttgtgttttgtcaTAGGTAGGGCTGGACTccaataataaagaaaaatacaaagagtGTAACTtcaaaagtaattaaaacagaaaacctgaaaGCCAGTTTCAGGTTATAGCTAATTAGCAAAGATAGCTaatatctttttaatattttttatactgCTATCAGTATGTAAATACAGGGATCATGAGCTCCATTACTACTACATATGTACCTTATTATGTAAACAGGGAAAACAGAAGTAACATTGGTTCTAGTTTTGCTACATTTCACCCTATTGATTGTTTGGATGTATACTATGTCTACATAGATCCATTTGATAGTAGGACTCTGCGTGCATTTTTGTCAGAATACAGTTCTTTTCTGAACCTATTCTGTTTGCCTCCCCTCTCTACCTCAATGGCAGTACCCTGTGCTAACAAGCATTGTTAGATTTGCTATTCTGTTTAAATGCAGCTGCCTTCAAGAAAGCAGTGCCAAGACAGTTTTTCAGGTTTAAATATTGGGGAATTCTAAATACCAGGTGTAGGTTTTACTCAATTAATGATTTAGATGAAAGAGTCAAGTGGCAAATGAGACTGAAAGCTACAAATGACGGGCCATTTACTTTGGTGGACACACATTCATGCCTGGCTGTGCAAATTGCAGGTGTAGATTTATGGGAGAAGCCAAGTGGCTCTGGTCTTATTATTACTGCTGAAGTAAATCTGTGCTCTGACTCATTTTGGGGGAGAAGGCTGTGATGCCTCAAGCGTATCAGCTACTGTACAGTTCCAGGTCAATTCATGTGCCATGATTGGAATCAGCACACAAAGTACTTCACAGTCCATACTGCAAAGTAAACTGATGCTGCTCATGAACTGGAAATCACACAGCAGCATCAGTAATGATTTGCTAATATCTCACCTGATATGGCCTCCAGATTTGACTTAGTATCTACACCATATTGTACTGTAGATAAGTACCTCAGGTCTGCATTAACTGAAGACAATGGGCTCATTTATACTTTGCAGAACTGGGCTAGGGAAACAGGATGAACAATGTGGAGGTAAGCTCATCATCCTGAATTACTCAGAAGATTCTACTTCCAAAAATACCTAAAAGTGCTACAGAAATTGAACTAAATAAACAAAGGTAGCCAAGTATTTTGTTTGATCGTACATAATGTTGATCTACTTATATTATCTTGTGCCTTTTCAGGACAAAGACGTAAGCTCAGAATGTTCACAgcctttttgcttttgaatagAAAGCTTATCATGACATGCTTATCATGAAAAGACTGTGAAGGCTTGCAGCAGGTAAATGGCAAACTGTAATTTCAAGGGatggaaacagaaataacaCTGGCACATAACTGGCAAGGATAGCCCACAGGCACTCACCTAAAGCCTACTGAGACCCCAAAAAATCCATATGAGGTGGGCTTAGCAATTGGATAACCACAGAAAACAGCCTGGATGTTCTCCAACAGGAGAGTCTTTATCTGGCCCATGACAGAATCAAAACAGCAGCTCACCATAATCAGAAAGTGTGCAGGCATGGGCAAATGAAAGCAGCATATCCAGCATTGACACAATATCAGACAGCTTGTACAGGCAATGAATGTGTTCATAGATCTCGTTCAAGAGTTTACACACTATTCTGAAACAAGACACTGATTTAGTTGTTGCACAGCACATACTGTCACTTTATACAGCTTACAGAAATACTGCATGCATTTTGATAGGCTACTCATAAAACAAAATCATCTCTGCCAGAcgcaaaaaaaatgtataaaggtccttgaagaaaattaagatcTTATACCATCATCTCAGATAAAATTCTGCTCTCAAACCTAAGACACATAGCTCAAATACCAACAGCTCATAAGAAAGCTTCACAAAGGAATCAAGTATGTTTTATTAACATGTCCAATGTAATTCTAATCCCCTAGTCCTTCATGTTAAAAAACACCCTCCTGGTTTCTAGAAAGAATTTCCATTAAACTCACATGCAACATTCTAGTAAGTCTTCTGAAATAGACAGCAGAGCAACATGACATGCAGCAAggacaaaatacagaaataattctaCTGTAAATGCAAGAAACTGATTAAAAGTAAAGATTCTGCACTACAAAAATAATGCATTCATTGTGTCATTTCATGTAATTATTCAcccataaaaattaataaatacaacGGTCACCTTTATTAATAAATGCCTACATATTTCTAATCACATTTAACAcaatatggggtttttttctgtcacatgAAGTACACGCAATCAGTATTGCTTTGGATTATTTAAGTAGCCATAAGTTAACAGAAAGACAGCTTTAAGAAAACATGTAGTTTGCTGTTAAATGGACAAAATAAATGAGCTTAGCAAGTATTAAATAGTAGAAAACGGTCTTACAAGTAGGTCATGTGATATATTTCTCTCAGGGACTCTTGACatctttcattcatttttattaaatctgAAGAAGTGAAGCTAtatgtgtttttcattttagtgaTCTACAGGAAATTCAAACCAACAGTAAGAACTTGCCTTATTATCAGAAACAAAAACAGTGTCTAACAATAAAACTGGAAACAATATGGATAAGGGGGTAAACAGAAAAACCCATGCCTGGTTTAATTTTTCCCATATAAATTTTAGCCAAAAAGTCCACGTAAGAGAACACAGTTATCAGCAAGATATACAACTCTATATTTACACACAACATAATTGCATGTAATTGCATGTTTCTGACTATATTAAGTATAACTAGAAATAGGGCAGTTATAAAAACATACCAATTATATCTTCATTTATGTCTAGATATCTTCACTTGAATTGTTGCTTAAATTACTATATAATGTGCACTTCATTACTGTATTATGCGGTCTCTATACATCAAGTATACAAACATACTATGAAAAAACATCTCTGCTACAGATACCTTTGTAAATTCTGACGGAAGCTGGCCATTGGGTAATGTTGAACAATCAGCATTCATTTGGATAAAAAATCCACGAGCAGAACTGAAACTTGTTTTCATTGGCAGGTTGTACTTTTGTGCAAGCTGTGCTATCATACCTACATACCACAAATAAAGATGTGAGCAGAATACATACATTTGTgcacataaacacacacacgtTTGTGCTCTACAAAGATACATACTTTTAACGTGACTGACAGGTGTTCAATGTGTCAGGTAAGTAACATGGTAATTCATAATTTCCAACTCTTAATAGCTTTCCTAAAAAGTAGTCTGCAGATAGATCAAGactgtataaaatataaaacccaaaaccctcAGCTATTTTGATTCAAGAAGCTAAAACAGAGATTTACATGTTTTATGCAGAGTGTTCTAGCTGGAATATCTCTGTTACAttaactttttttacttttagagGATAAAGAGCAACAGTTTTAAACACAGGAATCACAATATAATTGTTtaacttaattaaaataaacttaattaaaacttaattaaaaaatttatctACAAAGGAAGAATCCCACTAGATAACTCAAATGTTCCTCAGCTACTTAGGAATCTCAATCAGTTTATACTAATACCACTTTTCACATACGAGAAAGTTACAATAGATATGATTACATGGCTTCTATATGTCACATGCAATGTAATTTGGACTCCAAATGAACAAAAATCTTGGTTTAGAAATACCTGCTATGTCATCAACAATTTCTGTGTATGTTCTACGAGCTATGTCAAGGAATTCATTGATGTTAGGCTTAACAGCGTAGCATTTCTGGGTCCTCATACTCAGACATCCCTTTGTGTACCTTGTGTCATCATTAATCACAGTAGTAATTTTTTCAAGTATAATTCCAAATCTGCAATATCAGTTGTTTCAACAATTAGCTACATAATATTTTACAATTATTATTTGCCACATCATTTCAAAATTACAAATAAGAGTACTACAAATAACTGAAGCACATTATCTactgttaaaacaaaacactacaGTTCATGTCTATTTTCACTTCAGAATTCAGTATGTCTATATCCAAGCCTGACCAAAGATATCATTCAAATCTTTgggagaaataaattatttctcaaCCATACAGGTAACTGTTGATTTTTGCATTATTATGGGTACTCCAGGAAATTactgtttctcttttcagaattatttttaatgaagtgcAGTTCATCAGCAATTGCAGTATCACGGCTAACTTTctagtttgcttttttccttttcttctttttgttttgtttagtcaGCTAAAGTTAGAATTTTTGAGAATTAAAATCAGCTTTTAGGCAAAAGAACTGAGCTATACCTGTGATTACATGTAAGCAAACATCTAAAATCTTACATTCTTCAGAAAGATGAATGTTTTTAACATGCTAGCTAAAGTATTACGACAAATACCTTGTATCTTCAAGAGAATTGTAATAAGCCTTTAGCAGCGGTGTGTTACAGCTCCTTAAAGCAGCCTGTTGATGATTAAAACAGGGACATGAACAGTTACTTCTTTTTATAGTCTTTTTGAAGGACTGAAAGTTCTTAGATTCACTGAAGGGCTTAATAGCAGTTGTATAAGCAGCATATGGAATCTGAGCAGGCATTTAACTTAAATGTTTGTTGTAAATTGTAGGAATACCGTTCTTAAAGAGTATTGGAATTAAAAACGTATTTTCAATTGACTTAAAAAATAACACTGTTAGCAGCACTGTGttctgggaaaaagaaagtaaatttctttttttgactCAGTGAGCCCTATTGGTCCCTTATAGCTTGATGGATTTAATAAACTGCActgtataaggaaaaaaatagtctgtagtttattaaaaaaaaaacacgaaCAAACCATAGCTTACTTTTAGAGGCTCCACAAGTTCCAAAGTATGTTTCAGGTATATTAAATTAGTTATTTTTGATTCAGCAGTTTTAACCTGTtgaaaattttataaatattggTATTGTTTGCATGTCTGCCTGTTTAAAAAAGTACTTCAGAACTAGCAAACTGTAACAGATCTAGACTTTTAATGAAAATTGCTAAAATACTTTAATAAGATCACTTCAATAACTCAGTGTAGAACTGCATAAAAACGTTTACCTAAATTTTACATTGCCGAGTGTGAGTTTGCCCATCAGTAGCTAAAAGTTTGGTGTATATGGTCCTACATATACATAAAGGCATCCAGTCCAACAGCTGTAGTCATACAGCTGATCCTTCTCTCGTGTCAGAGATCTCTTcaagggaagagggaagcaACTAACATCCAGCTTTTTGGATATGGCACTAAAGAGATTCATCTGCATCTGTTACAGTCTTGCTGGAGTCTGTACCTGATTTCTTGAACTGGCACTAGACAAGTCATTTATCTACACAAATAATTCAGCATGTAAGAAGACACTGAGATGTAAAAGAGttgtaaaaatattaattatatatttggTATCCATGATATTTTATAtctacatatatatttatagatatcACATTTATTTACTGCATGTTATAGCCAGATAACTGATCATCCGAGGAAACATACTGTATCCTGCTTTGGAATTTGTACCAAAACTGAAAGTAGTTGTTCTGTATCCAGAAATTTTGAGATAACTGTAAAGCAAAAGTAAATAGATCAGAAACTGAACTggaattttaataaaatctacTTTTTAAATGCACATAATTACATAGTGATACTAATGCTAATCTTTATCTTTCATTCTATCTTCACAAAAAACAGGATAAAACATAGctatcaaaattattttgtcataAATATGCTTACTATACCTAAGCATGTAGTGATTATTGTACAGGTGGACACATACAAATTCAGCAATATTATTTTCCTCAGATTGCGTTTATTTCTGTTATGATGAaagagtttttgtttgttttttttttacatttgtctGGACCAGTGTATTTGtttaagcaacagaaaaaaatacgCATGCACAAGTATTAAATTGGTGAttcctttatttgtttttattgtatGCATTACGTATACTTTCAACACAGTATACCTAGCCATAGTAGTAAAGAGAAAAACTCAAATTCTTCTAAGAAGCTACTAGCTAACTGACTTCTATACACTTTATCagagaaattaacttttttttaaaaaaatgtaactatCATAATAAAGTTTACTTCAAAAAGTGTCCACTGTATGTCACCAGACAAATCATAAAATGAATACTTTTCAAGCATATTGAGTCACACTGCATCCTCCCATAGTttagaaaatatgtttaaaggaaatgtaatactttctgttaaaaaataaactccTACCTGCTTGAAGACCAAAAAAGAGCTCCTCATCCTGGAGTAATTCTTGAACACAATCCAATCTCATGTTAATTGTTTCAGCATCAACCAGTGGCTCCAGGATATTGGATCTAAGCCTTCGACTTCCACCTGGAGTTTTAGTGTAATTTAGGACACCAAAAAGTGTGTGACCGttcctttgaaaacaaaatggatGTGAAGAAAACACTCAGAAAATTAAGATGGTAAATGTCCAGTGACATTTTCAGGTAAGAGGCATGCTTTTGGGATGCTTACCACCTCTCTGCCATATTTAATATATGAATTACAGCAGTTCAGGAAGTTAGGTAACTTAACTGAACTTAATATATTAATAGTTCTCATTGTATCATTTTACAAAGTATAGAAATACACTGCAGAACTGTTGCCTCTTTCATTCcactttctgtgaaattttgCATCAACATTATAGTATTTGtaagttttaataaaatacagacaTCAATGTAAAGATGACTACGTATCATATCTTACCGCAATTCACTTCTAGGATTTTCTGTGCTAGAAATTTTGTGCtgaattttaatgcttttctctGTTCAAATACTCTTTAAAAAGCCCTGAATAGTATATAAGTTTtgtaatacagaaataaatatgatGGCCAGGTCTTTGACACAAGCATCACCGAAAGTTGGTGAAATACTTCACAAAACTAATTTGTAAACTTAAGTATTCTTACCTAGAATCTCTGTTGTTAATTACTAGTTCAAGATTTTGTGCTGATGATGAATCTATCATAGCTGTTTTCTCACTCCCCTGGAAACGCACCTTGAGTGATTTAGGAGCATAAACTGAATTTTGAATAAATTCAACATATTttagcagagctgcagcagctgcaagacAGTAGTACCTTGGGAAGAAACAATCTTTAATGAATGTTGAGTAGTGCCATCTAAATACCACAGAACCAAGTGGTGCACTAAGGAAATCATATTCACACTTCTGCTTCACAGCTACTGGGACTGATAGCACTGAAAAAGCATTATGTTTTAAGTATGCACTAACCCATGTACAGGGCAGATTTATGTATTCATGAAAGTCTGAGTGTCTGTACACTTGACACCCTACACTACACAGCTGGTAGTGTGAATATATGCATTTCAGTAGTTACACATAGCTTGAAATGAAGACCTAGGCCACCAAGTATCACTATTTAAAATTGTTGGTACAAGGACAACATTTGCTGAGGCCAGAAAGGCAATCATAGATGTAAAGTTGTTTCCTTTCttaaaggaaagaataaaaaccagaaagtagaaagctgtgaaaaccaaccaacaaacaaaccaaaacaaaccaaaacaaaaaagccctaACAGGCTTTCTATTTAAATTCCTAGGTGTATCAGAAACACTAACACAGgaggacaaaataaaacagcagctcTATCACAGTATTCTATCTTCTGCAACAAGCCACAGACTTGTGTACTAAGTATGTAAAAAGCTGTTAACACTTATCTGGACACAgtatgttttttccttaaacatACTTTGATTGAATCTCCATGAAAATGGTGCTGAACTCAGATGCACACAATTGTTCTATGTATTCCAAACCCTTTGTTTCattgaagtattttctttggaCAGTTGTAAAAGTCACATTCTGTGAAGATGCAGTTAGGAAatagttaaaaatttaagaggtttgtttgttttttttttcattagaaagaCTTCTCTATTACTGATTCATGTTTCTAAGAAAATCTATCAACTGATTCAGTAACTTCTCTTTGTGGAAGTATTCATTACATCTTACTAGCACAAGCAAGCCACAGTAATGACACTCgtccttccttctctctggtAGAGTACCTATGGAATACAACCTGGatttggtttaaaatatttacttttttggAAGTGTTATTTTCACATTAGTATTAAGGCAGCTCAAATTCATGTTGTAGTTTTTCCCTCACCAAGGTTTAAGCCCAAAGGATCACGATCAAGCTTTCAAGGGCAAATACAGAATAAAGATATATTGGCCATTGTAACTGAAAGCCTTTGACACAAAAAACGTGTGCTTTAtacaagaaaaagaggagaggtcAAGAAGTAGAAGAGGGCCTGTGAAGAAGCTATCA
The genomic region above belongs to Heliangelus exortis chromosome 8, bHelExo1.hap1, whole genome shotgun sequence and contains:
- the MSH4 gene encoding mutS protein homolog 4 isoform X3; the protein is MAMQRGSSTANTSGKAATSAASESYTGRDSSTSGLGGRGAHTPRYTLGLLQTPRSSADSSGGFSSGGARPGSSSGEGFAPSRAAPGSRVKPLAPGRGESYFGDKSSCVENTSTLNLTSSSSVQGLSSACAGKPPLSSSRSVCRNHTPLMGYSVTSSSAVSSHTAASVIVAVVEGRGLARGEVGIASIDLKSPEVILSQFADNTTYAKVITKLKILTPLEIVMSNTACDPGNTTKLFSLITEHFKNVTFTTVQRKYFNETKGLEYIEQLCASEFSTIFMEIQSKYYCLAAAAALLKYVEFIQNSVYAPKSLKVRFQGSEKTAMIDSSSAQNLELVINNRDSRNGHTLFGVLNYTKTPGGSRRLRSNILEPLVDAETINMRLDCVQELLQDEELFFGLQAVISKFLDTEQLLSVLVQIPKQDTAALRSCNTPLLKAYYNSLEDTRFGIILEKITTVINDDTRYTKGCLSMRTQKCYAVKPNINEFLDIARRTYTEIVDDIAGMIAQLAQKYNLPMKTSFSSARGFFIQMNADCSTLPNGQLPSEFTKITKMKNTYSFTSSDLIKMNERCQESLREIYHMTYLIVCKLLNEIYEHIHCLYKLSDIVSMLDMLLSFAHACTLSDYVRPEFTDTLAIKQGWHPILEKIAVEKPVSNNTYLAEGNNFVIITGPNMSGKSTYLKQIALCQIMAQIGSYVPAEYCSFRIAEQIFTRIGMDDDIETNASTFMKEMKEITYIIQNANDKSLIIIDELGRGTSAEEGIGICYAVCEYLLNLKAFTLFATHFLELCHIDALYPNVENCHFEVQHVRSSAGSKEKIAYTYTLSKGYTEEKNYGLKAAEVSSLPSSVILDAREITNRIAKKILHRQKSTPEMMRQRAVYQLAMRLVQTARNSRLDTDSLRIYLKGLKKKCEDSCTAPRRNDEQK
- the MSH4 gene encoding mutS protein homolog 4 isoform X5 codes for the protein MAMQRGSSTANTSGKAATSAASESYTGRDSSTSGLGGRGAHTPRYTLGLLQTPRSSADSSGGFSSGGARPGSSSGEGFAPSRAAPGSRVKPLAPGRGESYFGDKSSCVENTSTLNLTSSSSVQGLSSACAGKPPLSSSRSVCRNHTPLMGYSVTSSSAVSSHTAASVIVAVVEGRGLARGEVGIASIDLKSPEVILSQFADNTTYAKVITKLKILTPLEIVMSNTACDPGNTTKLFSLITEHFKNVTFTTVQRKYFNETKGLEYIEQLCASEFSTIFMEIQSKYYCLAAAAALLKYVEFIQNSVYAPKSLKVRFQGSEKTAMIDSSSAQNLELVINNRDSRNGHTLFGVLNYTKTPGGSRRLRSNILEPLVDAETINMRLDCVQELLQDEELFFGLQAVISKFLDTEQLLSVLVQIPKQDTVKTAESKITNLIYLKHTLELVEPLKAALRSCNTPLLKAYYNSLEDTRFGIILEKITTVINDDTRYTKGCLSMRTQKCYAVKPNINEFLDIARRTYTEIVDDIAGMIAQLAQKYNLPMKTSFSSARGFFIQMNADCSTLPNGQLPSEFTKITKMKNTYSFTSSDLIKMNERCQESLREIYHMTYLIVCKLLNEIYEHIHCLYKLSDIVSMLDMLLSFAHACTLSDYGPNMSGKSTYLKQIALCQIMAQIGSYVPAEYCSFRIAEQIFTRIGMDDDIETNASTFMKEMKEITYIIQNANDKSLIIIDELGRGTSAEEGIGICYAVCEYLLNLKAFTLFATHFLELCHIDALYPNVENCHFEVQHVRSSAGSKEKIAYTYTLSKGYTEEKNYGLKAAEVSSLPSSVILDAREITNRIAKKILHRQKSTPEMMRQRAVYQLAMRLVQTARNSRLDTDSLRIYLKGLKKKCEDSCTAPRRNDEQK